In a single window of the Bacillus clarus genome:
- a CDS encoding DUF871 domain-containing protein — MIGVSIYLSKERIERQEAWLKIAQKYGFSSVFTSLHIPEDDPNTYKELIQILGKQALKYEMELMVDVSPKSLNHLGMTYENVEDLVEWGITGLRMDYGIAPKQIARISQKMKVALNASTITELFWQELLAENIRVEHVEAWHNFYPRPETGLAKSFLQKQNKYLHECGIKTMAFIPGDGEKRGPLYEGVPTLEKHRYMRPLEAYLELVQDCDVDKVLIGDISGSLESVKEIASAHKGVIPIRYTPLIHKSEILETVERVHTNRLDPARDVIRSVESREGQTIILPAMNTVQRKLGSITIDNELYGRYAGEMQIVINDLPENKKVNVVGMIMEKDVSLLPYVNAGKKFEIHAKK, encoded by the coding sequence ATGATAGGAGTTTCAATTTATCTTTCAAAAGAGCGAATAGAGAGACAAGAAGCATGGTTGAAAATAGCACAGAAATACGGATTTTCATCTGTTTTTACTTCTCTTCACATTCCAGAAGACGATCCGAATACGTATAAAGAGTTAATTCAAATACTTGGGAAACAAGCTCTCAAATATGAAATGGAGTTAATGGTCGATGTTTCTCCAAAATCGTTAAACCATTTAGGGATGACGTATGAAAATGTGGAAGATTTAGTAGAGTGGGGCATTACGGGGTTACGTATGGATTACGGCATTGCCCCGAAACAAATTGCACGTATATCTCAAAAAATGAAAGTTGCATTAAATGCGAGTACGATTACGGAATTGTTTTGGCAAGAGTTACTTGCAGAAAATATACGAGTAGAGCATGTAGAAGCTTGGCATAATTTTTACCCGCGCCCAGAAACAGGACTAGCAAAGTCATTTCTACAAAAGCAAAACAAGTATTTACATGAGTGTGGAATAAAAACGATGGCGTTTATTCCTGGAGATGGTGAAAAACGAGGACCCTTATATGAAGGGGTACCGACGCTTGAGAAGCATCGATACATGCGTCCGCTTGAGGCATATTTAGAATTAGTCCAAGATTGCGATGTCGATAAAGTGTTAATTGGAGATATAAGCGGAAGCTTGGAAAGTGTAAAAGAAATTGCGAGTGCACATAAAGGTGTTATTCCAATACGTTATACACCACTTATTCATAAAAGTGAAATACTTGAAACAGTGGAAAGAGTTCATACGAATAGGCTTGATCCAGCACGTGATGTTATTCGTTCCGTAGAATCAAGAGAAGGACAAACTATTATTTTACCAGCGATGAATACAGTTCAAAGAAAGCTGGGGAGTATTACAATTGATAATGAACTGTATGGTAGATATGCAGGTGAAATGCAAATTGTCATAAATGATTTACCGGAAAATAAAAAAGTGAATGTAGTTGGAATGATTATGGAAAAAGATGTATCGTTATTGCCTTACGTAAATGCAGGAAAGAAATTTGAGATTCACGCTAAAAAATAA
- a CDS encoding DoxX family protein — MNQYIGNLIIRIVLGVTFFAHGLAKFQSGIDNVAGWFTSMGLPGVLAYGVATFELVGGILLIVGLGVRYIGLLFALILVGAIVKVNGAAGLLGDGKNPGYELDLALLAMGAYLFVAKAEGYVDRFVKEKIMKTK; from the coding sequence ATGAATCAATATATTGGTAATTTAATTATTCGTATCGTGCTAGGAGTTACTTTCTTCGCACATGGTTTAGCGAAGTTTCAATCAGGTATCGATAATGTAGCAGGATGGTTTACAAGTATGGGCTTACCGGGGGTGCTTGCGTATGGCGTGGCAACTTTTGAATTAGTTGGTGGTATATTATTAATCGTCGGTTTAGGTGTGAGATATATAGGATTGTTATTCGCTCTTATTTTAGTTGGAGCAATTGTAAAGGTAAACGGAGCAGCTGGTTTATTAGGAGATGGAAAGAATCCAGGATATGAATTAGACCTTGCACTATTAGCAATGGGTGCATATTTATTTGTAGCAAAAGCTGAAGGATACGTAGATCGATTCGTAAAAGAAAAAATAATGAAAACAAAATAA
- a CDS encoding MBL fold metallo-hydrolase — MSKLHLEVFTGSKQAFQVTSTIIYGEKDAILVDAQFLLSDAHRLAAQIIETGKNLTHIYVTHFHPDHYFGLNVLHEAFPEAKIVALRNTVEDIRNTFEKKVEQWRPSIGHNVPHQPIIPEELTEEKLILEGNELIIKGGLQGDTPNNSYVWIPSLKAVVTGDIVYNNTFAWTLETDMEARHKWLETLNELENLHPEIVVAGHRDYDAPNTADAIEHTRKYLVVFDEVLAGNPSSEEIQAAIKERFPHVKALEIGLVLAANAFGVKK; from the coding sequence ATGTCAAAATTACATTTAGAAGTTTTTACAGGATCTAAGCAAGCATTTCAAGTTACATCTACAATTATTTATGGAGAAAAAGATGCGATTCTTGTAGATGCACAGTTTTTATTAAGTGACGCGCATCGTTTGGCAGCTCAAATTATTGAAACAGGAAAGAATTTAACTCATATTTACGTTACTCATTTTCACCCAGATCATTATTTCGGATTAAATGTATTACATGAAGCATTCCCAGAAGCGAAAATTGTAGCTTTACGAAACACTGTAGAAGATATTCGCAATACGTTTGAAAAGAAAGTGGAACAATGGAGACCATCTATTGGGCATAATGTTCCTCATCAACCGATTATTCCAGAGGAATTAACGGAAGAGAAATTGATTTTAGAAGGAAACGAGTTAATCATTAAAGGCGGCCTGCAAGGTGATACACCGAATAACAGCTACGTATGGATTCCATCATTAAAAGCAGTTGTTACAGGTGACATCGTTTATAACAATACTTTCGCATGGACGTTAGAAACAGATATGGAAGCTCGTCATAAATGGTTAGAAACATTAAATGAACTTGAAAATCTTCATCCTGAAATTGTTGTAGCAGGTCATCGTGATTATGATGCACCAAATACAGCAGACGCGATTGAACATACTCGTAAATATTTAGTTGTATTTGATGAAGTTCTTGCAGGAAATCCTTCAAGTGAAGAAATTCAAGCGGCAATAAAGGAACGATTCCCGCATGTTAAAGCATTAGAAATTGGACTTGTTTTAGCAGCAAACGCGTTTGGAGTGAAAAAATAA
- a CDS encoding nuclear transport factor 2 family protein produces the protein MKRKTNLEIIRSTYEGPTSSNAKHLTEALSEKVEWTEAAGFPYGGTYIGVEAVMENVFSRLGSEWNDYKASVNTYHEVKGKDVIIAEGVYSGIYKETGKAFEAGFVHVWQLDNGKIVKFKQYVDSHIVREAMKA, from the coding sequence ATGAAACGAAAAACAAACTTAGAAATAATTCGCAGCACATATGAAGGACCAACTTCTTCAAATGCGAAACATTTAACCGAAGCTCTTTCGGAAAAAGTAGAGTGGACAGAGGCAGCTGGTTTTCCGTATGGCGGAACGTATATTGGTGTAGAAGCGGTAATGGAAAATGTATTTAGTCGTTTAGGATCAGAATGGAATGATTATAAGGCGAGTGTAAATACGTACCATGAAGTAAAAGGAAAAGACGTGATTATTGCTGAAGGTGTATATTCTGGAATTTATAAAGAAACTGGAAAAGCGTTTGAAGCAGGTTTCGTTCATGTGTGGCAATTAGATAATGGAAAAATAGTAAAATTTAAGCAGTATGTAGACAGTCATATTGTTAGGGAAGCAATGAAGGCTTAA
- a CDS encoding DUF6241 domain-containing protein has product MKKWIIGTITTIVIVMGALLGVNKFLNYIEEEDKHLKEQKVMDQKEKKVVEEKPQVSVDEIISTMHRMVHQKVKSSEKWGFIEMTNKEIRSAKNAVESSTNFKYKSKLLSTLERWEKGDFSQTVEEHNFLWEIQGGDTGKATERLSPEEEKQYVKEMKGK; this is encoded by the coding sequence ATGAAAAAGTGGATCATAGGGACGATTACTACGATTGTAATTGTAATGGGTGCTTTATTGGGCGTTAATAAATTTCTTAATTATATAGAAGAAGAGGATAAACACCTTAAAGAACAAAAAGTAATGGATCAAAAGGAAAAGAAAGTAGTGGAAGAAAAGCCACAAGTTAGTGTAGATGAAATTATTTCTACAATGCATAGGATGGTACATCAAAAAGTGAAATCCTCTGAGAAATGGGGATTTATTGAAATGACAAATAAGGAAATTCGTAGTGCGAAGAACGCAGTAGAAAGCAGTACAAATTTTAAATATAAATCAAAGCTGCTTTCCACTTTGGAGCGCTGGGAAAAAGGAGATTTTTCACAAACGGTTGAGGAGCATAACTTTTTATGGGAAATTCAAGGTGGTGATACCGGAAAGGCAACAGAACGTTTATCGCCAGAAGAAGAAAAGCAGTATGTGAAAGAAATGAAGGGTAAATAA
- a CDS encoding DMT family transporter: protein MPYFYVFLLLLTSLLWGGNFVVGKSLVDHASPMTLTNLRWMIAIVCLLPVVWFKEKKIIPPRSAILPLMLMGITGVALFNIFQFLALEKTSATNVGLISTLNAISIALFSALFLKEKVNTLQILSMILSFFGVILVLLKGNFALLFSLHFNNGDLWMMAAVCIWGMYSVCSKWATKTITPMMATLYSGIFGVMLLLPFNIGSFTVSNINTSFITSLLYTGLISTVVCMVFWNIGVQKLGATTSGIFLNFNPIFTAILAFLFLGEELTWIQILGTIIVVTGCYLFSHFKTMPHGPTRALVRKHS from the coding sequence ATGCCTTATTTTTATGTCTTTTTATTATTATTAACGAGCTTATTATGGGGAGGAAATTTTGTCGTTGGGAAATCACTCGTTGATCACGCTTCTCCGATGACACTTACAAATTTAAGATGGATGATCGCTATCGTTTGTTTATTACCAGTTGTATGGTTTAAAGAAAAGAAAATCATTCCGCCGCGTTCTGCCATACTTCCTTTAATGCTTATGGGAATTACAGGCGTTGCTCTTTTTAACATCTTTCAATTTTTAGCATTAGAAAAAACATCCGCAACAAATGTCGGTCTCATCTCTACATTAAATGCTATTTCCATTGCCTTATTTTCAGCCTTATTTTTAAAAGAAAAAGTAAATACACTTCAAATTCTCTCAATGATTCTTTCGTTTTTTGGTGTAATTCTCGTCCTTTTAAAAGGAAATTTTGCACTCTTATTCTCATTACATTTTAATAACGGCGATTTATGGATGATGGCAGCCGTTTGTATTTGGGGTATGTATTCTGTTTGTAGTAAATGGGCGACGAAAACAATTACGCCAATGATGGCGACATTATATTCCGGCATTTTTGGCGTTATGTTATTACTTCCATTTAACATAGGAAGCTTCACTGTTTCCAATATCAATACTTCCTTCATTACGTCACTCTTATATACAGGACTGATTTCAACGGTCGTCTGTATGGTATTTTGGAATATTGGCGTACAAAAGTTAGGAGCTACTACATCTGGCATTTTTCTAAATTTCAATCCAATTTTCACCGCTATTTTAGCATTTCTTTTCCTCGGTGAAGAATTAACTTGGATTCAAATTTTAGGTACGATCATTGTCGTTACAGGCTGCTATTTATTTTCTCATTTCAAAACGATGCCTCATGGGCCAACTAGAGCCTTAGTGCGAAAGCATTCTTAA
- a CDS encoding Lrp/AsnC family transcriptional regulator, producing the protein MESSIIKVLDGLDVQILDILQKESQVSNAELARRVNLSPAAMHARIKRLESEGFIDKQVAILNQEKLGFDLLCFIFMSTNIHQSEKLEVLERELESMPEVLECHCLTGEYDYLLKVANRDRKELERFIRKLNKLGITRIQTSLALREIKYSTVLPIRNEKPSTE; encoded by the coding sequence ATGGAGTCGTCTATTATTAAAGTTTTAGATGGTTTGGATGTACAAATTTTAGATATACTGCAAAAGGAGTCACAAGTAAGTAATGCTGAACTTGCACGCCGTGTTAATTTATCACCGGCTGCGATGCATGCACGAATCAAAAGGCTTGAGAGTGAAGGATTTATTGATAAGCAAGTTGCGATTTTAAATCAAGAAAAGCTTGGATTTGATCTGTTATGCTTTATTTTTATGAGTACGAATATTCATCAATCCGAGAAGCTTGAGGTGTTAGAAAGAGAATTAGAATCTATGCCCGAAGTGTTAGAATGTCATTGTTTAACAGGGGAGTACGATTATTTGCTAAAAGTTGCAAACCGTGATCGAAAGGAACTGGAGCGGTTTATTAGAAAGTTAAATAAACTGGGAATTACGAGGATACAAACTAGTTTAGCACTTCGTGAAATTAAATACTCAACGGTATTACCAATACGAAATGAAAAGCCAAGTACTGAATGA
- a CDS encoding N-acetyltransferase encodes MKIFSAVTNDVKKIYNLIEIYANEGVVLPRSLLSLYQYLQCLYVVKEEEEIIGVAGLHVLGEDLAEIRSLVVSHTYAGKGIGRMLVNHVMDEAAKIKVKRVISLTYETEFFQKCGFDFVNKELLPEKAWIDCRHCLKFDCCDEVAMIRYVG; translated from the coding sequence ATGAAAATTTTTAGTGCGGTTACAAATGATGTGAAAAAGATTTATAACTTAATTGAAATCTATGCAAACGAGGGAGTTGTTTTACCTCGTTCTCTTTTATCGCTCTATCAATATTTACAATGTTTATATGTTGTGAAAGAAGAAGAGGAAATTATAGGAGTTGCTGGACTGCACGTATTAGGAGAAGATCTTGCTGAAATACGTTCATTAGTTGTGTCGCATACATATGCAGGAAAAGGGATCGGGCGTATGCTAGTGAATCACGTAATGGATGAGGCAGCAAAAATAAAAGTGAAAAGGGTAATTTCTTTAACGTATGAAACAGAGTTTTTTCAGAAGTGCGGGTTTGATTTTGTGAATAAAGAATTATTGCCAGAGAAAGCATGGATTGATTGTAGACATTGTCTAAAATTCGATTGCTGTGATGAAGTGGCGATGATTCGGTATGTTGGGTGA
- a CDS encoding SDR family NAD(P)-dependent oxidoreductase, whose translation MKYTVITGASSGIGYETALAFANRGKNLILVARRKEELEGLKLKIIEINPNLDVIIRKTDLSVTENVYKLYESLQSFQIETWINNAGFGNFDSIAEQNLNKIETMLHLNIEALTILSSLFVRDYSMVAGTQLINVSSGGGYTIIANAITYCATKFYVSAFTEGLAHELKKQGAKLQVKVLAPGATETEFAKRSFDIEEFQYDGVVPKFHTAKQMAEFMLELYDNDKVVGIVDGYTYKYELKDPIHNFAVRKTNSNS comes from the coding sequence ATGAAATATACTGTTATTACTGGTGCTAGTTCCGGAATTGGTTATGAAACCGCTCTTGCTTTTGCAAATCGTGGGAAAAACTTAATACTTGTAGCTCGAAGAAAAGAAGAATTAGAGGGGCTCAAATTAAAAATCATTGAAATAAATCCTAATTTAGATGTTATAATTCGTAAAACTGATTTATCTGTTACTGAAAATGTTTATAAACTTTATGAAAGCCTTCAAAGTTTTCAGATTGAAACATGGATTAACAACGCAGGTTTCGGTAATTTTGACTCAATTGCCGAACAAAACTTGAACAAAATAGAAACAATGTTACATTTAAATATTGAAGCACTAACAATACTATCCTCTCTTTTTGTTCGTGATTATTCAATGGTTGCTGGTACACAACTTATCAATGTTTCATCGGGCGGTGGATATACTATTATTGCAAATGCTATTACTTACTGTGCTACTAAATTTTATGTGAGTGCATTTACAGAAGGACTTGCTCATGAACTTAAAAAACAAGGCGCAAAGTTACAAGTAAAAGTTTTAGCTCCTGGTGCAACTGAAACAGAATTTGCAAAACGTTCTTTTGATATTGAAGAGTTTCAATATGATGGTGTTGTACCGAAATTTCATACTGCAAAGCAAATGGCAGAATTCATGCTCGAACTTTATGATAACGATAAAGTTGTAGGAATTGTAGATGGCTATACGTATAAATATGAACTTAAAGATCCAATTCATAATTTTGCAGTGAGAAAAACTAATTCAAATTCTTAA
- a CDS encoding MerR family transcriptional regulator: MYTISEVAKLLGVSTHTLRYYEKEKILVANRNANGNRWYDESHIKWLQFVMKLKQTQMPIAQIREYARLYTEGEHTTQTRLKLLEDHRKSIQAQRENLMFTEKMLENKIIAYKDSLKNK, from the coding sequence ATGTACACGATTAGTGAGGTGGCTAAATTATTAGGAGTGAGCACACATACATTACGGTATTACGAGAAGGAAAAAATATTAGTTGCAAATCGTAATGCAAATGGGAACAGGTGGTATGATGAGTCGCATATTAAGTGGTTACAGTTTGTAATGAAGTTAAAGCAAACTCAAATGCCGATAGCGCAAATAAGAGAATATGCTCGATTATATACAGAAGGAGAGCACACAACTCAAACACGTTTAAAACTTTTAGAAGATCATAGAAAATCTATTCAGGCTCAAAGAGAAAATTTAATGTTCACCGAGAAGATGCTTGAAAACAAGATTATTGCATACAAAGATTCATTAAAAAATAAATAG
- a CDS encoding SDR family oxidoreductase: MLKGKKVVIIGGSSGIGLATAKLALAQSANVVIASRSQEKLKHAKELLPGNVMTYSLNITDEKQVQSFFEEVNTIDHLVVTAAETSGGAFLTTEVSKARQLFENKFWGQFYAAKYGASKLNENGSITLFSGVVAYKTMAGSATLGAVNAAVSNLGQTLALELAPIRVNIVSPGIIDTPSRSQMPSDMRDKFYTELANKLPVKRVGQAKDVADGVLYLIQNKFVTGTTLHIDGGHTLI; this comes from the coding sequence ATGTTAAAAGGAAAAAAGGTAGTAATTATTGGTGGAAGTTCAGGTATTGGACTCGCAACAGCAAAATTAGCATTAGCACAATCTGCTAATGTTGTGATTGCGAGTCGATCACAGGAGAAGTTAAAACATGCAAAAGAATTATTACCTGGAAATGTAATGACGTATTCACTTAATATAACGGATGAAAAACAAGTTCAATCCTTCTTTGAAGAAGTAAATACAATTGACCATTTAGTTGTTACAGCTGCTGAGACTTCTGGTGGTGCTTTCCTTACTACAGAAGTGAGTAAAGCACGACAATTATTCGAAAATAAATTTTGGGGACAGTTTTATGCAGCGAAATATGGTGCGTCTAAACTTAATGAAAATGGATCTATTACGTTATTTTCAGGCGTCGTTGCTTATAAAACGATGGCTGGTTCTGCAACTTTAGGCGCAGTAAATGCGGCTGTTTCAAATCTCGGTCAAACACTTGCTTTAGAACTTGCTCCTATCCGTGTAAATATTGTTTCTCCCGGCATTATTGATACACCGTCACGCAGTCAAATGCCTTCGGATATGCGCGATAAATTTTACACAGAACTAGCAAATAAACTCCCTGTAAAACGAGTTGGGCAAGCAAAAGATGTCGCGGACGGTGTACTATATTTAATCCAAAATAAATTTGTCACTGGAACGACTTTGCATATTGACGGTGGGCATACGTTAATTTAA
- a CDS encoding DMT family transporter: protein MKNKAWLYVVLTCVFEVFWVFGFNTAHTWWHWGIIVAIIAVDFHFLSKACEHLATGTVYAVFAGAGTVGTFLMDVFLFGGSFSLGKLFFIVMVVAGVIGLKLADNKEEVMKGAA from the coding sequence ATGAAAAATAAAGCTTGGTTATATGTAGTATTAACATGTGTTTTTGAAGTTTTTTGGGTGTTTGGTTTTAATACGGCCCATACTTGGTGGCATTGGGGAATCATTGTAGCAATTATCGCGGTTGATTTTCACTTTCTTTCTAAAGCGTGTGAACATTTGGCGACAGGGACGGTATATGCTGTGTTTGCCGGGGCTGGTACTGTAGGAACTTTCTTAATGGACGTTTTTCTTTTCGGTGGAAGCTTTAGTTTAGGAAAGTTATTTTTCATAGTGATGGTCGTAGCCGGCGTTATTGGTCTGAAGTTAGCTGATAACAAAGAAGAAGTTATGAAAGGAGCTGCTTAA
- a CDS encoding DMT family transporter: MGWFFVFCAAISEIIGVIGLKMYSKDKTLANGAIYIGGFGTSFAFLYTSFLFLQVSVAYAVWIGIGTAGAVLLNMFLFGESKSKARIISVALIVCGVTGLKALS, encoded by the coding sequence ATGGGTTGGTTTTTCGTATTTTGCGCCGCAATTAGTGAAATTATCGGTGTCATAGGTCTTAAAATGTATAGTAAGGATAAAACATTAGCTAATGGAGCGATTTATATAGGTGGATTTGGTACTTCTTTCGCATTCTTATATACATCTTTCCTATTTTTACAGGTAAGTGTAGCCTACGCAGTTTGGATTGGTATCGGAACAGCGGGTGCGGTTTTGTTAAATATGTTCCTGTTTGGAGAATCAAAAAGTAAGGCACGTATTATTAGTGTGGCTCTTATCGTATGTGGAGTGACGGGGTTAAAAGCTCTTTCTTAA